A genomic stretch from Erigeron canadensis isolate Cc75 chromosome 9, C_canadensis_v1, whole genome shotgun sequence includes:
- the LOC122583714 gene encoding receptor-like protein kinase ANXUR2, translating into MASIIKEFAHLQIPLDDILKATNNFANENIIGKGGFGNVYKGKLMRCGGEIINISARRLDRKHGQGDVEFWTEISVVSGFKHYYADYMIGFCDEKGEKIIINRHQAMGSLSMHVSNPGFTWSQRLSVAFDIVEAIKYIHYDVDHRYHVIHRNINSSTILLDDKWKAKLSGFEFSIKHVVHRMNQVYLCEPIGTRGYMDPAVLKSGGVTHKSDIYSFGVVLFELLCGKKAVEDNKLLAPLAKHHYETGTLQDIIHPDLWKQMDPESFRCFSDAAYSCLEEK; encoded by the coding sequence ATGGCATCTATAATCAAGGAGTTTGCTCACTTGCAAATCCCACTTGACGACATCCTAAAGGCCACCAATAACTTTGCTAATGAAAATATCATTGGCAAAGGTGGATTTGGAAACGTTTATAAAGGGAAACTCATGCGCTGCGGCGGggaaataataaatatttctgCGCGGAGGCTAGATCGTAAGCATGGGCAGGGAGATGTTGAGTTCTGGACGGAAATTTCGGTTGTTTCTGGATTCAAGCATTATTACGCGGATTATATGATAGGCTTTTGCGATGAGAAAGGtgagaaaatcattataaacCGGCATCAAGCAATGGGAAGTCTGTCTATGCATGTAAGCAACCCAGGCTTTACATGGAGTCAAAGATTATCGGTAGCTTTTGATATTGTGGAGGCAATAAAATACATCCATTATGATGTAGACCATAGATATCATGTCATACATCGTAACATTAACAGCTCCACGATTTTATTAGATGATAAATGGAAGGCCAAGTTATCCGGATTTGAATTTTCTATCAAACATGTAGTACATCGAATGAACCAAGTATATCTTTGTGAACCTATTGGGACACGAGGGTATATGGATCCAGCAGTCCTAAAGAGCGGAGGTGTCACCCACAAGTCGGATATCTACTCTTTTGGAGTCGTTTTGTTTGAACTCTTGTGCGGGAAGAAAGCAGTCGAAGATAATAAGTTGCTAGCTCCATTGGCCAAACATCATTATGAAACCGGAACATTACAAGATATAATCCATCCTGATCTATGGAAGCAAATGGATCCAGAATCGTTTCGATGCTTCTCAGATGCAGCGTATTCTTGCTTAGAAGAGAAG